Genomic segment of Negativicoccus succinicivorans:
ATATGCAAATCGCGCAGGAAGAAATTTTCGGTCCCGTGCTGTGCGTCATTACGTACAAGGACCTGCCGGATGCGTTGCACATCGCCAACGATACGATTTACGGTCTGAATGCCGCGGTGCACGGACCGTTTGATGAGGCCGTCGCGTTCGCGCGCCGCATTAAATCGGGCAATGTGTATATCAACGACAGCGCGCGCGATGTAACCGCGCCGTTCGGCGGTTACAAAATGAGCGGCATCGGCCGCGAAGGAGGAATCGAGGGTATCTTGGAATTTACCCAGAGTAAAGTCCTCTTTGATCATGACGCGTAATTTACGCCAATAAAAAAAGAACCGCAGTTGCGGTTCTTTTTTTATGTCATTTTTTATCTTTCGCCGGGCGCTTGTCAGCTTGCGGCTCTTTGTTCGCGTCTTTATTTTCCTGGTCATTGTCCGCTTCGGCATCGTTTTCCGTCACTTTTTCCCGCAGCTGCGCCATGATTTCTTTCACCGCATCGCGACGGCGGCGATCGTTGGGCGCTACCACTTCAAACTCGAATTGGCCGTCGCCTTTGATAATGTACGGCATCGTGACGCGCGTTTTGGCTTTTTCGTCCTCATCACCACCCGCCAACGTATCCGCGTCGGTCTTTTTACCCTTGTGCAAATAGTCCGGCAGCGTTTCTTTCGCCGGTTCCTGCAACTGCGCATGATGCCCCGCGGACTTTTCATCCGGTACCATGCTGACATTATCTTCCAGAATTTCCACGATCAGCTCGTTATTTTTGTCTTCCTTCTGCAGCTTGTTCAGAAAATCGCGGAAATCTTTATACTTTCGCAACCGATCAATAATTTCATCCGTCAAATTGAGTTGCTGCTTTTGGATCAGGTACGGCAACGGTACGACACCGCCGCCGCGCACTTCCAGCGTCATCGGCCCAAGCGGCTGATCGGCGGGCACCGTAAAGGCGAGCGTCTTGGAAACGACTTCGCCGCGGTACGGACGCAGTTTCACATTGACATAGATGATGTCGCCCGGGCTCACAATCCCCGGCCGCGCTTTCGCGTCGATGATTTCCGCGACTTCTTTATCTTCCGTCAGCGAAAGCGACAAGTTAATGCCGCGCAACGCGTATTTTTGAAACGGATTTTTCGCCAGCGCCTCGAGCACGTTGTACAGTTCATCCACAGAACGTTCGCTGACGCTTTTAGACGAGTAGTACATATTATCGCGCTTAAATGTCGGCAGGGACGTATCCTGCGGCAAAAATTCATAGCTGAGTTTGACCGTGCCGCGACCGCCGCGATCAATCGTTTTTTTGACAAGATCGTACGCGGTCGTCGCCGCCAAAATCGGCGTCAAATCATGATCTTCGACCATGCGCACATTCGCCGCGCGATCCGTTTGCGTATCGCGATCCGTCACGTTGACCTGCATCGCCACGGCTTTCGGCGCGCGCCCCTCGATACCGGCAATCCCCGCGCCGCGATCCTGATAAATCTTACCGATCTCGCTGCCGATGGAACCGATCTTAAACGCAGAATTCACTGACGGTACCACCGTGAAAATGTACGAATTGTGCATGAAATAATCCAATTCGCCGCGCTTTAAAAACGGATGCCCGAACGCCACGATGCGATTTTCATCGGCGTACGTAACCGTACCGATCGCGCCCAATTTCAAATCGCCGGTGACGAGCGTCACCGCGACCGCGCTGCCCGGTTGCAACGCATGCGGCGCGGCGTCATAATTTCCCGCGCCGGCTGTCGCTTGCGGCTGCAAGCCGAACGGCGCCAATTTTTGCGTCAGATAT
This window contains:
- a CDS encoding SpoIVB peptidase S55 domain-containing protein, which codes for MNVFKKRRRSVWLLTLLFTLVTGFANAVDIMPPSDVREGMRGVAKTVVQGDTIEEFDVNVLGVLQQRGPSGDLILVKVSGPVIEKTGGIAQGMSGSPVYIDGKLVGAIGYGWGFADGTVGMVTPIGDMLKLWALPDKAAHDEAPSVEPPLIPMGTPLMAAGFTPESLQYLTQKLAPFGLQPQATAGAGNYDAAPHALQPGSAVAVTLVTGDLKLGAIGTVTYADENRIVAFGHPFLKRGELDYFMHNSYIFTVVPSVNSAFKIGSIGSEIGKIYQDRGAGIAGIEGRAPKAVAMQVNVTDRDTQTDRAANVRMVEDHDLTPILAATTAYDLVKKTIDRGGRGTVKLSYEFLPQDTSLPTFKRDNMYYSSKSVSERSVDELYNVLEALAKNPFQKYALRGINLSLSLTEDKEVAEIIDAKARPGIVSPGDIIYVNVKLRPYRGEVVSKTLAFTVPADQPLGPMTLEVRGGGVVPLPYLIQKQQLNLTDEIIDRLRKYKDFRDFLNKLQKEDKNNELIVEILEDNVSMVPDEKSAGHHAQLQEPAKETLPDYLHKGKKTDADTLAGGDEDEKAKTRVTMPYIIKGDGQFEFEVVAPNDRRRRDAVKEIMAQLREKVTENDAEADNDQENKDANKEPQADKRPAKDKK